The proteins below are encoded in one region of uncultured Acidilobus sp. JCHS:
- a CDS encoding putative acetyltransferase, translating into MSLESIVVRRMSEGDLEAVAELIARLKSLNEELDPNFKVVEDLDKVVREYLERSLKSDRVVVLVAEDEGNRLIAGVVRFELVDRLFYEPRLQAVITDLYVRPQYRRKRLGRLLVEKALDEARRMGAGIVTVVYPAGNRIADSFYTKMGFVELNKELYRPCKA; encoded by the coding sequence TTGTCCCTCGAGAGCATTGTAGTGCGGAGGATGAGCGAGGGGGACCTGGAGGCCGTAGCTGAGCTCATAGCCAGGCTCAAGAGCCTTAACGAGGAGCTGGACCCCAACTTCAAGGTGGTGGAGGACCTGGACAAGGTGGTCAGGGAGTACCTGGAGAGGTCGCTAAAGAGCGACCGCGTGGTTGTCCTCGTGGCTGAGGACGAGGGGAACAGGCTGATAGCTGGCGTGGTCAGGTTCGAGCTGGTCGACAGGCTCTTCTATGAGCCGAGGCTTCAGGCCGTCATAACGGACCTCTACGTGAGGCCTCAGTACAGGAGGAAGAGGCTCGGGAGGCTGCTCGTTGAGAAGGCCCTAGACGAGGCCAGGAGGATGGGGGCCGGCATAGTGACTGTGGTGTACCCCGCTGGGAACAGGATAGCCGACTCCTTCTACACCAAGATGGGCTTCGTAGAGCTCAACAAGGAGCTCTACAGGCCCTGCAAGGCGTGA
- a CDS encoding Mn-dependent transcriptional regulator, giving the protein MEGEISPSLQEYLTAIYKREGAVKWVRTTDVASDLRVSPASATEAFKRLAEEGYIEYLPYRGVRLTDKGLAAAEAIAGKERALREALKLMGVPEAEAENIACLLEHSVSDQAVRAMTEFVRRCIADGSPP; this is encoded by the coding sequence TTGGAGGGGGAGATCTCACCAAGCCTGCAGGAGTACCTCACGGCCATCTACAAGAGGGAGGGGGCCGTCAAGTGGGTCAGGACCACTGACGTGGCCTCCGACCTAAGGGTCTCGCCCGCCAGCGCCACGGAGGCCTTCAAGAGGCTGGCCGAGGAGGGCTACATCGAGTACCTGCCCTACAGGGGGGTCAGGCTGACTGACAAGGGCCTCGCCGCCGCTGAGGCCATAGCGGGCAAGGAGAGGGCGCTCAGGGAGGCCCTCAAGCTCATGGGGGTCCCCGAGGCGGAGGCCGAAAACATAGCCTGCCTCCTGGAGCACAGCGTCTCGGACCAGGCCGTGAGGGCGATGACGGAGTTCGTGAGGAGGTGCATAGCTGACGGCTCCCCGCCCTAA
- a CDS encoding putative transcriptional regulator containing the CopG/Arc/MetJ DNA-binding domain and a metal-binding domain, with translation MRAVGKVRFGISIPEDLSRELDELAEKTNVSRSELVEQAIRNMLNDYIHYLVPHECEGVMVAVCPSDRGSEAVIEGFSDITTTYVHSHRGGMCVEVLFLEGPSKRISELHGRLTSLGCGVRFLPGRALESYAEARLGGNRSKG, from the coding sequence GTGAGGGCGGTGGGCAAGGTTAGGTTCGGCATAAGCATACCTGAGGATCTCAGCAGGGAGCTTGACGAGCTTGCGGAGAAGACCAACGTGAGCAGGAGCGAGCTAGTTGAGCAGGCCATAAGGAACATGCTGAACGACTACATACACTACCTTGTGCCCCACGAGTGCGAGGGCGTCATGGTGGCGGTCTGCCCAAGCGACAGGGGCAGCGAGGCCGTGATCGAGGGCTTCAGCGACATAACCACGACTTACGTTCACTCCCACAGGGGAGGCATGTGCGTTGAGGTTCTCTTCCTGGAAGGGCCGTCGAAGAGGATAAGCGAGCTGCACGGCAGGCTTACGTCGCTCGGCTGCGGAGTGAGGTTCCTCCCCGGCAGGGCCCTGGAGTCATATGCGGAGGCCAGGCTGGGAGGCAACAGGTCAAAGGGCTGA
- a CDS encoding tryptophanyl-tRNA synthetase has protein sequence MAGSEIRLDPWGRPEIKDYSRLYELFGIRPLHELLPRLKEMGVEPSAFMRRGIVFGHRDLDKVLEAWRAGEPVAVVTGFMPSGKFHLGHMTLGLQLAYYQRLGFKVFLCIADAEAYAVRRVPRREAIRVGVEEYIANFLALGLDPSKTEFYFQTSRKGPYHELIQLFSSKVSYNEMEAIYGELTPGKVVSALTQVADILHPMLPEYGGYRWVLVPVGADQDPHIRLTRDIAQRMNLEIEHIRPPAATYQKFIRGLDGGKMSSSKPEFTIFLTDPVEEAVRKFRASLTGGRNTAEEQRRLGGEPDKCPVFDQYLYYLLPDDSELASVEARCRSGTLLCGECKRFGSERLAKFLEAHQRSLEHYKDKAWSIVEVPKY, from the coding sequence TTGGCAGGCTCAGAGATCAGGCTTGACCCCTGGGGAAGGCCCGAGATCAAGGACTACTCGAGGCTCTACGAGCTCTTCGGCATAAGGCCGCTCCATGAGCTCCTCCCGAGGCTCAAGGAGATGGGGGTTGAGCCCAGCGCGTTCATGAGGAGGGGGATAGTATTCGGCCACAGGGACCTCGACAAGGTCCTAGAGGCCTGGAGGGCCGGGGAGCCGGTCGCCGTGGTCACCGGCTTCATGCCCAGCGGCAAGTTCCACCTGGGCCACATGACCCTGGGCCTCCAGCTCGCGTATTACCAGAGGCTCGGCTTCAAGGTCTTCCTGTGCATAGCTGACGCAGAGGCCTACGCCGTCAGGAGGGTTCCGAGGCGCGAGGCCATAAGGGTAGGGGTGGAGGAGTACATAGCCAACTTCCTGGCCCTCGGCCTCGACCCCTCCAAGACGGAGTTCTACTTCCAGACCTCAAGGAAGGGGCCCTACCACGAGCTCATACAGCTCTTCAGCTCCAAGGTGAGCTACAACGAGATGGAGGCCATATACGGCGAGCTCACGCCCGGCAAGGTGGTCAGCGCCCTCACCCAGGTCGCCGACATACTTCACCCCATGCTGCCCGAGTACGGCGGCTACAGGTGGGTCCTTGTGCCCGTCGGGGCCGACCAGGACCCCCACATAAGGCTCACGAGGGACATAGCCCAGAGGATGAACCTGGAGATAGAGCACATAAGGCCGCCCGCCGCGACGTACCAGAAGTTCATAAGGGGCCTCGACGGGGGCAAGATGAGCAGCAGCAAGCCCGAGTTCACGATATTCCTGACCGACCCGGTTGAGGAGGCCGTGAGGAAGTTCAGGGCCTCCCTGACGGGAGGGCGCAACACGGCTGAGGAGCAGAGGAGGCTGGGCGGCGAGCCCGACAAGTGCCCAGTCTTCGACCAGTACCTCTACTACCTGTTGCCCGACGACTCGGAGCTGGCCTCCGTTGAGGCCAGGTGCAGGTCAGGGACGCTGCTGTGCGGCGAGTGCAAGAGGTTCGGCTCCGAGAGGCTGGCCAAGTTCCTCGAGGCCCACCAGAGGTCCCTCGAGCACTACAAGGACAAGGCCTGGTCCATCGTCGAGGTCCCTAAGTACTGA